Proteins from one Borrelia parkeri genomic window:
- a CDS encoding variable large family protein, with the protein MKRITFCALLMTLFLLLSCGSGSTKVEDPKTTFLNSIANLGKGFLDVFTSLSDMVAGAFGIKAETKKSDIGQYFTSIETTMNTVKKKLQDEVATNGNYSKLKSVVDKFITGTLDKIADGAKTAATGATGDVIISAGHGATPASKESVVSLVKGIKTIVDVVLKDNEGNAEATKTAEDDKKDIGKLFDGKKDDAKEENIAKASASIGAVTGADILKAIAKSKEDPTANSTEGIEKATDAAEIAIAPAVNNKKEIKDAAAQKDAVIAAGIALRAMAKGGKLAAKDEEKSAHAVNGAAASVVGKTLSTLIIAIRNTVDSGLKTISDALATVTQEDKSLDSTTPAEAATGGQKQ; encoded by the coding sequence ATGAAAAGAATTACTTTTTGTGCGTTATTGATGACTTTATTTTTACTTCTTAGTTGTGGGAGTGGTAGTACTAAGGTGGAAGATCCTAAAACCACTTTCTTAAACTCTATTGCTAATTTAGGTAAAGGGTTCTTAGATGTTTTTACTTCTCTTTCTGATATGGTTGCTGGTGCCTTTGGCATTAAGGCTGAGACTAAGAAATCTGACATTGGTCAGTATTTCACTTCTATTGAAACTACTATGAACACAGTTAAAAAAAAGTTACAAGATGAAGTTGCTACTAATGGAAATTACTCAAAACTTAAATCAGTTGTTGATAAGTTTATCACAGGCACATTAGACAAGATCGCTGATGGGGCTAAAACAGCTGCTACTGGGGCTACTGGTGATGTTATTATTTCAGCTGGACATGGGGCTACTCCTGCTAGCAAGGAGTCAGTTGTTTCACTGGTTAAAGGGATTAAGACTATTGTTGATGTGGTTTTAAAAGACAATGAGGGAAATGCAGAGGCTACTAAGACTGCAGAAGATGATAAAAAGGACATTGGGAAGTTGTTTGATGGAAAAAAAGATGATGCTAAAGAAGAAAATATTGCAAAAGCATCAGCTAGTATTGGTGCCGTAACTGGTGCTGACATCCTAAAAGCTATTGCTAAATCTAAAGAAGATCCTACTGCGAATAGTACTGAGGGCATTGAAAAAGCTACAGATGCAGCAGAGATTGCTATTGCTCCGGCTGTTAACAACAAGAAAGAAATTAAAGATGCAGCAGCACAAAAGGACGCAGTTATTGCTGCGGGTATTGCTTTAAGAGCTATGGCTAAGGGTGGTAAACTTGCTGCTAAGGATGAAGAGAAGTCTGCTCATGCAGTTAATGGTGCAGCGGCAAGTGTTGTTGGTAAGACTTTAAGTACTCTTATTATTGCTATTAGAAATACTGTTGATAGTGGATTAAAGACAATAAGTGATGCTCTTGCTACAGTTACACAAGAAGATAAATCTTTAGATTCTACTACACCTGCAGAAGCAGCAACTGGTGGACAAAAACAATAA
- a CDS encoding variable large family protein: MKRITFCALLMTLFLLLSCGSGGTKAEDPQSRFLKSVISLSNDFLNVFTSLSDMVGGVLGFDTNTKKSDVGVYFKKVHDTLSSTKTALEKIVADMKSENNPNSSAVETAVTNLVTTTLDKIIDGAKTASEAIGTIGDELLGNISDKGAGDNTSHGSGAKSDSVENLIRGVKSIVDVVLKDKGNAEAGTDKKAEDGGQRSEGNAGDGEATKLFVGTGNAGDVGQTKKSAADAAKAVGAVTGADILKAIVKDDGDAAKLAKNNVAAVNATGRPKDAVIAGGIVLRAMAKDGKFANASADDQGAVSSEIKGTASSAVTKALGTLIIAIRNTIDLGLKTVKDAIKFNTTDTTVTTDNQTPETKKN; this comes from the coding sequence ATGAAAAGAATTACTTTTTGTGCATTATTAATGACTTTATTTTTACTTCTTAGTTGTGGCAGTGGGGGTACTAAGGCTGAGGATCCTCAGAGTAGATTCTTAAAGTCAGTTATTAGTTTAAGTAATGACTTCTTAAATGTTTTCACTTCCCTTTCTGATATGGTTGGAGGGGTTTTAGGTTTTGATACTAATACTAAAAAGTCTGATGTTGGAGTTTACTTTAAGAAAGTACATGATACTCTTTCATCTACTAAGACAGCCCTTGAGAAAATTGTTGCTGATATGAAATCTGAAAATAATCCTAATTCTTCTGCAGTTGAAACTGCTGTAACTAATTTAGTTACAACCACTCTTGATAAAATAATTGATGGAGCTAAAACTGCTAGTGAGGCTATTGGTACTATAGGTGATGAGTTGCTTGGTAATATTTCTGATAAGGGTGCTGGTGATAATACTTCTCATGGTTCTGGTGCGAAGTCTGATAGTGTTGAAAATTTAATTAGGGGCGTCAAATCAATTGTAGACGTGGTACTTAAAGACAAAGGAAATGCTGAGGCTGGTACTGATAAAAAAGCTGAAGATGGGGGGCAAAGGTCTGAGGGCAATGCTGGTGATGGTGAAGCAACTAAATTATTTGTTGGTACTGGTAATGCTGGGGATGTCGGTCAAACTAAGAAGTCAGCAGCTGATGCTGCTAAAGCTGTTGGGGCTGTGACTGGGGCTGATATTCTAAAAGCTATTGTTAAAGATGATGGTGATGCTGCTAAATTAGCTAAGAATAATGTTGCAGCTGTTAACGCTACTGGCAGACCTAAAGATGCGGTTATAGCAGGAGGTATTGTACTGCGAGCAATGGCTAAAGATGGTAAATTTGCTAATGCAAGTGCTGATGATCAAGGGGCTGTTTCTTCTGAAATTAAAGGAACAGCATCAAGTGCAGTAACTAAGGCTTTGGGTACTCTTATTATTGCTATAAGAAATACTATTGATTTGGGTCTTAAAACAGTTAAAGATGCTATTAAATTTAATACTACTGATACTACTGTAACTACTGATAATCAGACTCCTGAAACTAAGAAGAACTAA